From the genome of Lysinibacter sp. HNR:
CCCGAGTGATGGTGGGGTGCGCAATATCATTTGCGGCAACGTCACGAAAACTATCGATGGTCTCGAGCGGAAGCGCCTCCTGGTCGAACTCCCAGGCGTTATGTTCGTCCCGCTCGGCAAGCAGCGTATCAAGGAGTTCACGCTTGCTCCGAAAATGGTAGAGAAGACCCGCCTTCGAAATCCCCGCACGTGAGGCAATCTCGTCAAGCGATGTACCGTTATATCCGGCCCGCGCAAAAGAGTGCGCTGCAGAATTCAAAATACGTTCGCGAGTTACGTGAGATGACGGACGCTTAGACGCCACTTCCACAGCGGTGAGTCCAGCGGCACTATCGTATTCAGGCATAGCTCAACCTTACCTGCCTTATTGATCACGTTTAACAATGTATTTTTGCAGACACTGACCTTAGAACCACCGTTTTATCCTGCACGGGGTACGGGATCAGGCCTGAAATACAAACGCTAAAAATCTCTTGTGGCGAACAGCAGCAACACGAGGTTGTTGAAGCAACAAATCTGTGCTTATAATGTGATACCCTCACAAACCTACCGACTGGTTGGAAAGTGAGATTTTCACAAATAGCGGCCCAAAGGAGAGGCGCATGTCCAGCGCACAACAAAACACAGCCAATACGTCTTCCGAAATTTCAGAGCACGAGTCAGAAACACTCAACCCTAAAAGACGTTTCATCATCCTCTATGTGCTCGCCTACGGAGGTGGATTCATTGGTATTTTTGGGCCGGCTATACTTTCGCTCTACACCCGACTCACCGATGTCTTCCCCTCGGAGGTCGACGGACTACTCAGCCCCGTATCCGCACTGGCGATCGTCTCGGGAATCGGCGCCATAGCTGCAGCCCTGGCAAACCCCTTCATTGGACGTCTCAGCGACCGCACCACTTCACGGTGGGGAATGCGTCGCCCCTGGTTGGCCATTAGTTCCCTCATATTCACCGCCGGAATTCTGCTGGTGGCGTTTGGCCCCGGGCACATTGTGACTCTCACCCTGGGGTGGGTTCTCGCCCAGGGCGGTTTTAACGGAATGCTCGCGATCTACACCGCAATACTCCCCGACCAGATTCCCGAACGGCTTCGAGGCAGAGTCGCGGCCTCGCTCGGAATCGCACAAAACGTTGCCAGCCTGGCGGCTGTCTGGCTCATCGGTCTGTTTGCTGCCGGAACCATAGAGTTCAGTGACCTGGGGGTCATCACGGGAGGAAACCCCTCCAGCCCACTGCGCTTTCTCGTGCCTCTCGCGATCGCGCTGATCACGGCTTTTGCCCTCTTTGTTGTGCTGGCTCCCCTGGATCGCAGGCTTGACCGTTCCCAGGTCCCCACCTACTCGGCCGGGGAATTCTTTGGCTCGTTTGTCTTCAACCCTAAGAAGAACCCCGACTTTAGCTGGGCCTGGATCAGCCGTTTCTTCTTCATGCTGGGAATCGCCTACCTGCTTGTGTACCAAGCTCCCTACTCTGAGATACACCTTGGCTTTACCGGTTCTGAGCTTGACGATGTTGTTCTCTGGGGTACCATCGCAACCGTGAGTGGAGTTGTCATCACGGGATATCTCGCGGGTAAGCTCTCGGATATCTTCCATCGTAGGAAAATCTTTGTGATCTTCTCTGCCCTCCTCTACGCCATCAGCCTTCTTTTCCTCACGTTTGCCACCCCCGACCACTCCGGACTTCCCATTGCACTCATCGGCCTGTTCATCGGAGGACTCGCACAGGGAATCTACTTTGGCATCGACCTCGCCCTGGTTACCGACGTACTCCCCGACAAAAAAGCGGATGCGGCAAAAGACCTGGGTGTGTTCAATATCGCCTCGGCGGGCCCCCAGTTTATGGCCCCCTTTATTGCCCCCCTATTCCTGGGCATGACCCTTTTCAACGGATCGGGAACCTCACAGGACAACTTCAGCGCCCTGTTCTTCTTTGCCGCAATATTCTCAACGATTGGAGCGCTCCTGGTGCTCCCCATCAAGAAGGTGAAATAAATCGTGGAGCACTCATCATACGAAGCCGAACTGCTTGACATACTCAAACAGCTCACGCTCGAAGAAAAGGTATCACTGGTTTCGGGAGCGACGTTCTGGTCAACAACCGAAATCGAGCGTGTGGGCCTCCGATCCCTGATGCTCTCGGACGGACCGGCGGGAGTGAGGGGACCGACCTGGTCAGAGAAGCACCCGTCAGCGTCTCTGCCCAACCCCACTGCACTGGCAGCAACATTTAATCCCGAACTCGCAAAACGAGCGGGGCAGTTGATCGGTTCAGAGGCACGGAGGAAAAACGTAGACATTGTGCTCGGACCGACCGTAAATCTACACCGCTCCCCCCTGGCCGGGAGGAATTTCGAGGCATTTAGCGAGGACCCAGTCCTCACGGCCGAAACCGCCGTTGCACTGGTGCAGGGGATTCAGTCCCAGGGAGTAGCTGCAACAGCAAAACACTTCATTGGCAACGATGCGGAGACCGACCGATTCACCGCAAACTCGGTGATCGACGAGCACACACTGCGCACCGTCTACGCCCTTCCTTTTGAGGAGATGGTGACGGAGGCCGGGGTCTGGGCCGTGATGAGCAGCTACAACAGCATCAACGGAACCACCGGAACAGAATCGCCCCTACTCAGGGATATGCTACGGGGCGAATGGGGATTTGACGGCTTGATCATCTCGGATTGGGACGCCGTTCGTAGTGTTGAGGGCAGTGGAAAGACTGAAACTACCCTCGCGATGCCCGGCCCCAAAACAGCCTGGAACAAAGGCCTCCTGCAGGCGGTGAAGGACAACCGTGTTCCAGAAGCAGATCTGGATAAAAAGGTGATCCACCTGCTACGAACCGCAGCCCGGGTGGGGGCTCTCAGGGGATTCACTCCCGCCGTAGACCCCAACACCCTTGAAGTTCCACCACAGCCCACAGACGCCGAGGTTCGCAGTTTTCTCACCGACCTAGCGATACAGGGAAGCGTTTTACTACGTAACCAAGATGAAGCGCTCCCGATACAGCCGGAAAGCGTGAAGCGTATAGCGGTTATCGGCCCGGCAGCGGAGCGTGTTCGTTCCGGCGGAGGCGGAAGCGCCACGGTAGTACCGCCCCACCTCATCACTCCCCTCGAAGGAATCCGTACCCAATTCCCGCAGGCAGAGATTCGCTACACCCTCGGAGCAGACACACACGAGCTACTCAAACCAATAGGCTCAGCGGGACGCGCAGCAAGTGGCACCCCCGGCGTTGACGTGCAGTTTTTTGCCTCGGACGGCACCCTCCTAGGCTCGGAGGAGCGCGATGGCAACGATGTTGTCTACGGCATGGGATACCCGAATGGGATTGATGGTGATCGAGTACACCGCATTCGCCTGAGCACCACCCTCGGTGCAGAGCATCACGGCACGCGTCGAATCTCCGTTGCGGGGGTGGGTCGTATCACGCTGAGCTTAGGCAATCAGGTTTTATCTGAGGAACACCTTGCGCTCGGCTCGGTCGACCCCATAGGGGGCCTCTCTTTCCCACCGCAGCGTGTGCACGACGTGGAGCTGGCTGCATCACCGCAGGTGGTCACTGTGGACTTTATCCCAGACCCTGACACCCTCGTAAATCTGCGTCTCGGTTACGCAGGTCCGCAACGCACCGCGGCACAATTACTAGCCGAAGCGGAAGAGCTGGCAGCGTGGGCCGAGGTGGCCCTGGTGTTTGTGGGGTCAACCGAAGCCGATGAGTCAGAAGGGTTCGATCGAACGACGCTCAGTCTCGGCTCCGCGACCAATGCCCTGGTCGAAACGGTTGCGACAGCCAACCCACAGACGGTAGTCGTACTTAACGTGGGATCCCCCGTCGCTCTCCCCTGGCGGGAACGGGTTGCAGCTATTTTGCTGAGCCATTTCCCCGGACAAGAAGGGGGAACCGCAATCGCACGGGTGCTCTCGGGGGAAGCCGAGCCGGGTGGTCGTCTCCCCAACAGCTGGCCCGAGTCAGACAATACAAAGATTCCCCTCACCTCACCGATAAATGGGGAGGTCGTTTATTCCGAGGGCAGCTCCGTGGGGTATCGAAACGCAAACACACGGTTTTCCTACGGCTTCGGCCACGGTCTAGGCTATAGCTCGTGGAGTAGAGAATCGGTGCGAGTACAGTGGCAACATAATGGGGCCCTCACGATTTCTGTTTCCGTAGGCAACACCGGTAAACGCATCGGCCAGCAGACGGTAATGGCATTTGCATCTTCCCCCGAACAAAACGACTCTCCACCTTTTTATATAGGAAGTGCGCAGGTCACGGCAGGGCCGGGAGAAGCAACAACCGCCACCATCACGGTTCCCCCCGCCAGGATCAGCAGGGTTTTTGGTTACAGCAGAGGGCTCACAGATCTTAAAGAACTCAGTATCTCGGCAGGCTTTGCAAGTTCCGATCGAAGCGCACCGATCACCATTACCCGACCCGCATAGAAGTCGAAGTCACCCAGTAATCAGGAGGTCATAGCTCAAGTGATAGTGATAGGGTGCGGCAATGGCTGAACTCTCGCAGGTTAAAAAGTGGGCGGAGGCGCTTATCGCGCTGCACCTGAACCCGCTCGAGTGGTCGTTTGCGTTTGACCACGCAAAAAGACGTGCCGGGGCATGCCACTACACCCAGAAAAAAATCACGGTCTCCCGCTACCTCGCCGCGAAATATAGCGACGACGAAATCCACCAGATCTTGCTGCACGAGATTGCTCACGCCCTAGCCGGACATGCCGCGGCTCACGGCCCCGTCTGGAAAAAAATAGCGGAAAACATTGGTTACGATGGCGAACGACTTCACGATGGGGAATCCGCGCATGAACTCGCCCCCTACGTCGGTCACTGCGCCGCGGGGCACACTCACTACCGCTACCGCGCTCCCACTCGAGAACTCTCCTGTGGGAGCTGCGGAAGCGGTTTTGATGTGCGCTATCTGATTACGTGGGAGACTCGCAGACCCGGTGCGGCTTGAGTCACAGGGTTTGCAACGAATACAGGCACAGCTGTCTTACGTCTACATTCAGGAAAATACGATACTGTGTAGGAGAAGAAGTTTCTCTATCTAGTGAGTACTTAATCGTTTTTACGGTGCGGTAATCGCACCACAATCACCACACACTGCGCAATAGCCTGGTTTCAGTGACGCATTTGTTTGTGTGATTCACTCACGTTTCCAAACAGACAGCCCAGAAAACAGGACACATACAATAATGACCACCACTTTTGCTGAGCTGGGATTGCCCACTCCTCTCGTCGCCATTCTTCGCGATGAGGGAAAAACCGAGGCTTTTCCCATTCAACAAGACACTCTTCCCGACACGCTAGCAGGACGTGACGTCTTGGGGCGAGGTAAAACAGGGTCGGGAAAAACGATCGCGTTTGCGCTCCCCCTGGTTGCCCGTATCGGTGAAAAACACGCGGGACAAAAGCCTCGGCCGGGACGTCCCCGTGGGCTTGTTCTTGCACCCACTCGTGAACTTGCAACACAGATCGCCGCAACCATCTCACCCCTGGCAGAGGCGTACGGCCTCACTACCACTACCGTTTTTGGTGGGGTGCGCCAAACTTCCCAGGTAAACGCATTGCGGCGCGGCGTAGATATTGTGGTTGCCTGCCCCGGAAGGTTAGAAGATCTGATGAAACAGGGTCAGGTGACGCTCGACGCGGTAGAAATCACGGTTCTCGACGAGGCAGATCATATGGCCGATCTGGGGTTTTTGCCCGGTGTAACCCGTATTTTAGAAGCAACCCCGCGTGAAGGCCAGCGCTTACTATTTTCTGCAACACTTGATAACGGGGTGGATCGCCTCGTCAAAAAGTTCCTTACAAACGCCAAACTTCACTCGGTGGACGAGGCTCACTCACCCGTTGCCGCTATGACACACAGCATCTACGAGGTCGCCTCGGTCGAGATCAAAAAAGAACTCGTCAAGAAGCTGGCGTCAGGTCAGGGGCGTCGTATCCTCTTCACTCGTACCAAGCACGCCGCTAAAAAATTGGCAAAACAGCTTACCAACGGTGGTATCCCCGCCGTTGACCTACACGGTAACCTCTCACAGAACCAGAGGGATCGAAATCTCGCACGCTTTGCTTCGGGTGAGGCCCGAGTGCTTGTTGCCACCGATGTTGCTGCCCGCGGGGTTCACGTTGACAATGTTGAGCTTGTTGTTCATGTCGACCCGCCGGCGGAGCACAAGGCCTATCTCCACCGCTCGGGTCGCACCGCTCGTGCCGGCAGCGAGGGTCAGGTTGTGACCATCTGTCTTCCCGAACAGCGCCGTGATCTCCTGCAATTGCTGCGCAAGGCAGCCATCACAGCTACCCCGACTACAGTGACCGCTCAATCAGAGAGCGTTGTACAACTCGTGGGACCAGCAGCAGAATACGTTGCTCCCGCTCCCGTAGTGCAGCAGAAAAAGGGTGGGGGAGCCTCGACCGGCGCCAATGCCAAACGCAAGCGTGCTCTGCGTAGCACGGGCGGATCCTCGCGCACCCCATCTCGCGAAAACCGCAGGGGTGGCACTGGAGGAAACGGCAGAAAGAGTGCCTCTCGATCGCCCCATCCTTCACGCTAATCCGTTCGGGATGTTCTGATCCGCTGCTAGGCTTTTACACCATGTCTCCCACAAAACTATTTAGCCCGATAACGCTTCGCAGCACCACATTTCGCAACAGGCTGTGGGCGGCACCCATGTGCCAGTACTCGGTGAACACAGAAGACGGCGTAGCAAACGATTGGCATCTTGTGCATTTGGGCTCCCTCGCCCGGGGCGGAGCAGGGGCAGTTATTGTAGAGGCAACCGCTGTGACGCCCGAGGGGAGAATCTCTCCACAGGATCTTGGTCTGTGGAACGATGACCAGCAAAACGCACTGGCTCGAATGGTGTCGACCATCCATTCAAGCGGCACCGCTGCGATGATTCAGCTCGCGCACGCGGGCCGTAAAGCCTCAGTGTATCGACCGTGGTCAGCCCAAAGCGGCTCAATACCCCTGACCGAGGGAGGGTGGAAAACGGTCGCCCCCAGCGCCATCGCTTTTAACGGCCACGACCGGCCACAAGAACTTACAATAACCGAGATCGACCTGGTGGTTAATTCTTTTGTGAGCGCAGCCCGTCGTTCTGTCGCAGCAGGATTCGACGCGATCGAAATACACGCAGCACACGGATATTTGATCCACCAGTTTTTATCGCCGCTCAGCAATACTCGCAGCGATCACTATGGTGGGAGCGCCGAGAATCGAGCACGGATGCTCCTCAACATCATTCGCACAATTCGTTCTGAACACACAAACCTCCCCCTCCTGGTGCGTTTCTCCGCCGATGACTACGTTCCGGGTGGCCTAGATGCGGCACAGGTTGCGCTCTTTTCTCAGTGGGCCGAGCAGGCGGGGGCAGACCTCATCGATGTTTCTAGTGGAGGACTCATCGCTGATGCGCAAATCCCTGTCTTTCCCGGTTACCAGGTAGAGTACGCCGCGACCATCCGCAAGGCTGTGGCCATCCCCGTCTCCGCAGTTGGTCTCATCACCGAGGCATCACAGGCAGAAAAGATACTTCAACAGCAGCAGGCGGACATCATCCTGATGGGCAGGGAATTGCTACGCAACCCCTATTTTCCGTTAAAGGCAGCGGCAAAACTTGGCGAAACTCTTCCCTACTATCCACCACAGTATCGACGTGCACCCTATCCAAAAGGCGCCATCTAAAAGACCCCAGCGCTTGCCAGAACCGCGCGAAGAAGCGCACCGCGGCCCCCCTCCATGTCTGCGATTGTGCTATCAAGAGTCGCCTCTTGCGGGCTGAGCCAGCTTACCTCGAGAGCATCCTGACGCGGGTCACACGTTCCCGTCACAGGAACAATAAACACTAGGGAAACAGCGTGCTGCCTCTCATCAACAAAAGGACTAATGCCCGGAAGGGGAAAATATTCTGCAACCTGTGCGGGCACCGGGTTCGCTGGAAGCAGAGGAAAAGCCATCGGGCCAAGATCTTTTTCGATATGTCGAAAGAGAGCCTCACGAATTGTCTCGCCATACATCACGCGTCCGGTCACAAGCATCCTTGCCATCGCGCCCCCGGGAGTCGCACGAAGCAAAAGCCCAACCTCGGTGATTCGCCCTAGGCCGTCTACCCTCACCGGGATCGCCTCAACGCACACTATCGGTAGTCTCCGTCTAGCCTGCGCCAGCTCCTCCTCGCTCAGCCATCCGAGATTGGGGTCGGGAGTGTTCATGTCCATAACCTATATTCTGCACTACCCGGTGCTGTCCGTGTTGCAAGTCAGACACCCGGCACGTACCGGTCGTTAGCAAGAAAGAACAATACTTAATAAAAACTTTGAGAATAGATAGAGAAACACAGCATAGAGTAGAACTATGACCGATTTAATCATTGATGATGCTCTCGTGCGCTGGTCTGTCCCCCAAGACGAGCGTGCGGAGGCGCTGCGCACCCGACCACTACTGGTAATGATGCACGGCTACGGCTCTTTCGAGGGCGACCTCATTAATCTTCAGAATTTTCTGCCCAAACACTTTGTCTTGGCTTCACCGCGCGCACCCCTTATCGCCCCACCGCCCGTGGTTGATGGCTTTGCCTGGTTCCAGATGGAAGACCCGGGAAACCCCTCCCCCGAGGACGGCGAAAGGGCGGTAACAGCGCTTCTTGGATGGCTTGATCGTGTAGCTGGAACTGTTGAGGGCGGACTCAGCCGCGTCAGCCTCCTGGGATTTTCTCAGGGTGGCGCCATGGCCACGCACGCCCTGCGCACACAACCGGAACGCTTCATCTCAGTCGTCAACTGCTCCGGATTTATCATTGACTGCGATATGCCGGGAGATAAAACCCTCAAGACGACACGCCCGCCCGTGTTTTGGGGACGTGACGTTGATGACCCGATTATCACCCCCAACGCTATTTCCCGAACCGAGGATTGGATTCCCGGCCACTCAACCCCAACAATCCAGCTCTATCCCGGCGTTGGCCACTCAATCTCTGAGCAAGAGTTGCGAGACATCAATCACTTTCTCAACCGGCTGTGCCCCGACTAATAGACAGAAAGCGCTCAAACTCATTCAAATGATACTCAAGAACGATGCTTTTCACAGAACAGGCGAGTACAGTCACAACTATGGATACCGAAGACCCCTTTGATATGCAGAACTTAGACACCAGCCCAGAAAAAGACTCCCAGCTCTCTCTCAAGGGTCCGTTTATGGGAACCCGCACCCCGGGCGATCTTACTCTTTCCGAAGAGGAGTTCGACAGCGTGAAAATGTTACGCACAGAGTTCACTCGGTTTATGATGCCCTATAAGTTTGCGATTGACGAAGTCACCACAAAGATATCTATCCTGCAAGAAGAGTTCAGTCTGGTGCACGACTACAATCCCATTGAGCATCTGTCTTCCCGCCTCAAATCACCGGAAAGCATTGTCGAAAAAATCACCCGCACGGGGTGTGAGCCCTCGTTCGAGAGTATCCGTCACACGCTTCACGATATTGCCGGGGTGAGGATAACATGCAGTTTTGTCTCCGACACTTACAAGGTCTTTGACATGCTCACCCGGCAGAAAGACATCGTGGTGCTTGAAGTCAAAGACTACATTAAGCACCCCAAACCAAACGGATACAAAAGCCTGCACGCCATACTGGAAATTCCAGTTTTTATGTCAACCGGCCCAGAAACGGTTAAGGTTGAAGCTCAGTTCCGAACCATTGCCATGGACTTCTGGGCCAGCCTCGAACATAAGATCTACTACAAATACAATAGGGATGTGCCTTCTCGCCTACTTGACGAGCTCAGGGTCGCCGCCACAACCGCAAGCCAGTTGGACAGCACCATGGAGCGACTACACGATGAGGTCAAGATGCTCGACTCCGCAAGCATCACCGTGTCTTCCCCTCACACCCGAGAGCAGCCTCGCCTAAGCGATGCCCTGCTCAAAAACCTGAACGATGCTCGAGTCAGATTTTTTAGTCAGGCTGCGGAACACAACACTAACTGAGCGACAACACAGTAACACGGGTTCCGTCTCACGGCTCTGAACGCCCTGACTCATTCCTGGTGGCTAGCGGAGAGCTCCGTTTTTTCCCCCCAGCACACGACCCGTGTAGGAGAATAATGAGATGGTAACGCTAAAAGAGGTCGCGGCCGCGGCCGGGGTAGCCGTCTCAACAGCTTCACGAGCGTTACACCAACAGGATCGCGTCAACGCTTCCACCGAGGCCAGAATTCGCAAAATCGCCCAGGAGCTCGGTTATTCGGTCAACCACGTTGGTCGCGCGTTAGCCACCGGACGGGTCGGATTGATTGGAGTGGTCGTCCCTAAACTCACCAACCCCTTTTTTGCAGCGGTTGTGGAAGGAATACAGCTCGAGCTAGAGCAGCAGGGAAGCAACGTTGTCTTGGTTGAGGGCCGGGCAGATCCCGAGCGTGAGCGGGCAGTGATGGGGAGCCTCGCACAACACGTTGATGCTCTCATCGTTGTCACCCCGTCAAGTTCTGAAGCTGACCTCCAGGGCTATCTGCCGGATGTTCGGGTGGTCACCGTTGATCGCCTCGTTTCGGACAGATCCGGGGTCATCATTGATACCGCCATTGGAATCGTTGGGCTCGTCACGTATCTCAAGGATCGGGGTGCCACAAAAATCGCGTACGTGGGGGGCCCTCCCGGTTCGCACCGTGATGAACATCGACGTGTCACCTTTGAACAGGCGGCACACGAAACCTCAATAGCCGCCCTGACCCTAGGGCCGGTAGAGCCATCCGTCGAAAACGGTGTGGAGATCGCCACGCAAATCCTTGAGGCGGGGGTTGACGGGGTCGTGGTGTTCAGCAGCCACGTTGCTCTGGGGCTGTACTTTACGCTTGGAGAGTCGGCGGGCGTTGAGG
Proteins encoded in this window:
- a CDS encoding TetR/AcrR family transcriptional regulator, with amino-acid sequence MPEYDSAAGLTAVEVASKRPSSHVTRERILNSAAHSFARAGYNGTSLDEIASRAGISKAGLLYHFRSKRELLDTLLAERDEHNAWEFDQEALPLETIDSFRDVAANDIAHPTITRAFAVLLGESVALDSPVTDWFRQRYHDLEEQLRVALAEAVHEGQISGDFNAGEIAAEVIAVMDGLQIQWLLSGDDQAYLARLEGYLDRLLDWLVNR
- a CDS encoding MFS transporter; this encodes MSSAQQNTANTSSEISEHESETLNPKRRFIILYVLAYGGGFIGIFGPAILSLYTRLTDVFPSEVDGLLSPVSALAIVSGIGAIAAALANPFIGRLSDRTTSRWGMRRPWLAISSLIFTAGILLVAFGPGHIVTLTLGWVLAQGGFNGMLAIYTAILPDQIPERLRGRVAASLGIAQNVASLAAVWLIGLFAAGTIEFSDLGVITGGNPSSPLRFLVPLAIALITAFALFVVLAPLDRRLDRSQVPTYSAGEFFGSFVFNPKKNPDFSWAWISRFFFMLGIAYLLVYQAPYSEIHLGFTGSELDDVVLWGTIATVSGVVITGYLAGKLSDIFHRRKIFVIFSALLYAISLLFLTFATPDHSGLPIALIGLFIGGLAQGIYFGIDLALVTDVLPDKKADAAKDLGVFNIASAGPQFMAPFIAPLFLGMTLFNGSGTSQDNFSALFFFAAIFSTIGALLVLPIKKVK
- a CDS encoding glycoside hydrolase family 3 C-terminal domain-containing protein — its product is MEHSSYEAELLDILKQLTLEEKVSLVSGATFWSTTEIERVGLRSLMLSDGPAGVRGPTWSEKHPSASLPNPTALAATFNPELAKRAGQLIGSEARRKNVDIVLGPTVNLHRSPLAGRNFEAFSEDPVLTAETAVALVQGIQSQGVAATAKHFIGNDAETDRFTANSVIDEHTLRTVYALPFEEMVTEAGVWAVMSSYNSINGTTGTESPLLRDMLRGEWGFDGLIISDWDAVRSVEGSGKTETTLAMPGPKTAWNKGLLQAVKDNRVPEADLDKKVIHLLRTAARVGALRGFTPAVDPNTLEVPPQPTDAEVRSFLTDLAIQGSVLLRNQDEALPIQPESVKRIAVIGPAAERVRSGGGGSATVVPPHLITPLEGIRTQFPQAEIRYTLGADTHELLKPIGSAGRAASGTPGVDVQFFASDGTLLGSEERDGNDVVYGMGYPNGIDGDRVHRIRLSTTLGAEHHGTRRISVAGVGRITLSLGNQVLSEEHLALGSVDPIGGLSFPPQRVHDVELAASPQVVTVDFIPDPDTLVNLRLGYAGPQRTAAQLLAEAEELAAWAEVALVFVGSTEADESEGFDRTTLSLGSATNALVETVATANPQTVVVLNVGSPVALPWRERVAAILLSHFPGQEGGTAIARVLSGEAEPGGRLPNSWPESDNTKIPLTSPINGEVVYSEGSSVGYRNANTRFSYGFGHGLGYSSWSRESVRVQWQHNGALTISVSVGNTGKRIGQQTVMAFASSPEQNDSPPFYIGSAQVTAGPGEATTATITVPPARISRVFGYSRGLTDLKELSISAGFASSDRSAPITITRPA
- a CDS encoding SprT-like domain-containing protein; protein product: MAELSQVKKWAEALIALHLNPLEWSFAFDHAKRRAGACHYTQKKITVSRYLAAKYSDDEIHQILLHEIAHALAGHAAAHGPVWKKIAENIGYDGERLHDGESAHELAPYVGHCAAGHTHYRYRAPTRELSCGSCGSGFDVRYLITWETRRPGAA
- a CDS encoding DEAD/DEAH box helicase; this translates as MTTTFAELGLPTPLVAILRDEGKTEAFPIQQDTLPDTLAGRDVLGRGKTGSGKTIAFALPLVARIGEKHAGQKPRPGRPRGLVLAPTRELATQIAATISPLAEAYGLTTTTVFGGVRQTSQVNALRRGVDIVVACPGRLEDLMKQGQVTLDAVEITVLDEADHMADLGFLPGVTRILEATPREGQRLLFSATLDNGVDRLVKKFLTNAKLHSVDEAHSPVAAMTHSIYEVASVEIKKELVKKLASGQGRRILFTRTKHAAKKLAKQLTNGGIPAVDLHGNLSQNQRDRNLARFASGEARVLVATDVAARGVHVDNVELVVHVDPPAEHKAYLHRSGRTARAGSEGQVVTICLPEQRRDLLQLLRKAAITATPTTVTAQSESVVQLVGPAAEYVAPAPVVQQKKGGGASTGANAKRKRALRSTGGSSRTPSRENRRGGTGGNGRKSASRSPHPSR
- a CDS encoding NADH:flavin oxidoreductase/NADH oxidase — its product is MSPTKLFSPITLRSTTFRNRLWAAPMCQYSVNTEDGVANDWHLVHLGSLARGGAGAVIVEATAVTPEGRISPQDLGLWNDDQQNALARMVSTIHSSGTAAMIQLAHAGRKASVYRPWSAQSGSIPLTEGGWKTVAPSAIAFNGHDRPQELTITEIDLVVNSFVSAARRSVAAGFDAIEIHAAHGYLIHQFLSPLSNTRSDHYGGSAENRARMLLNIIRTIRSEHTNLPLLVRFSADDYVPGGLDAAQVALFSQWAEQAGADLIDVSSGGLIADAQIPVFPGYQVEYAATIRKAVAIPVSAVGLITEASQAEKILQQQQADIILMGRELLRNPYFPLKAAAKLGETLPYYPPQYRRAPYPKGAI
- a CDS encoding DUF4916 domain-containing protein, whose product is MDMNTPDPNLGWLSEEELAQARRRLPIVCVEAIPVRVDGLGRITEVGLLLRATPGGAMARMLVTGRVMYGETIREALFRHIEKDLGPMAFPLLPANPVPAQVAEYFPLPGISPFVDERQHAVSLVFIVPVTGTCDPRQDALEVSWLSPQEATLDSTIADMEGGRGALLRAVLASAGVF
- a CDS encoding alpha/beta hydrolase-fold protein, giving the protein MTDLIIDDALVRWSVPQDERAEALRTRPLLVMMHGYGSFEGDLINLQNFLPKHFVLASPRAPLIAPPPVVDGFAWFQMEDPGNPSPEDGERAVTALLGWLDRVAGTVEGGLSRVSLLGFSQGGAMATHALRTQPERFISVVNCSGFIIDCDMPGDKTLKTTRPPVFWGRDVDDPIITPNAISRTEDWIPGHSTPTIQLYPGVGHSISEQELRDINHFLNRLCPD
- a CDS encoding GTP pyrophosphokinase family protein is translated as MLRTEFTRFMMPYKFAIDEVTTKISILQEEFSLVHDYNPIEHLSSRLKSPESIVEKITRTGCEPSFESIRHTLHDIAGVRITCSFVSDTYKVFDMLTRQKDIVVLEVKDYIKHPKPNGYKSLHAILEIPVFMSTGPETVKVEAQFRTIAMDFWASLEHKIYYKYNRDVPSRLLDELRVAATTASQLDSTMERLHDEVKMLDSASITVSSPHTREQPRLSDALLKNLNDARVRFFSQAAEHNTN
- a CDS encoding LacI family DNA-binding transcriptional regulator, whose protein sequence is MVTLKEVAAAAGVAVSTASRALHQQDRVNASTEARIRKIAQELGYSVNHVGRALATGRVGLIGVVVPKLTNPFFAAVVEGIQLELEQQGSNVVLVEGRADPERERAVMGSLAQHVDALIVVTPSSSEADLQGYLPDVRVVTVDRLVSDRSGVIIDTAIGIVGLVTYLKDRGATKIAYVGGPPGSHRDEHRRVTFEQAAHETSIAALTLGPVEPSVENGVEIATQILEAGVDGVVVFSSHVALGLYFTLGESAGVEVTAVDDLSLAHAGAPLLTALNLPLVQVGQMAASLLTSEEIRHERFTPTLMLRS